A genome region from Coffea arabica cultivar ET-39 chromosome 7e, Coffea Arabica ET-39 HiFi, whole genome shotgun sequence includes the following:
- the LOC140011131 gene encoding scarecrow-like protein 15 produces MKVPFIQNQPSILNSTKQVNCNDNNNDLRTTTTTTSTNSNTFLGYEPKSVLELRQSPSPVTEIPSSNTDISTVWDDTGLQLEDHVLNHFEEDWDSLMRELGLPEDSNSTPTSRPTTFSHSLTPSGSQVQFQNLPEFPPTHNSFDSTLFVPSDFTLPDISTYPSSFNDSSINSVGLSHDTHHHNTSLDWNLGFDYVDELIRLAECFETNSLHLTHVILGRLNQRLRGPTGKPLQRAAFYFKEALQTLLTGSTRLTQPSTSSEVIQSIKAHKAFSNISPVPMFSSFTANQAVLEAVDGSMLIHVIDFDIGLGGHWASFMKELADKAELRKAAPPVLRITAVVGEEYAMESKLIRENLSQFARELNIGFDLDFVLVRTFEFCSFKAIKFMEGEKVAILLSPTIFRRVGTGFLSDLRRVSPHVVVHLDCEGLIGFGTMSFRQTLIDGLEFYSTLLESLEAANGGGGADDWMNKMESFVIYPKILEAVGVAGRRGAPWREAFVAAGLRPVALSQFADFQAECLIRRVQVRGFHVARRQAEMLLCWHERALVATSAWRY; encoded by the coding sequence ATGAAAGTGCCCTTTATTCAAAATCAGCCATCAATATTGAACTCAACGAAACAAGTGAATTGCAACGACAACAACAACGACCTccgcaccaccaccaccaccacctccaccaacAGCAACACTTTTCTGGGCTACGAGCCAAAATCAGTTCTCGAGCTCCGACAAAGTCCGAGTCCAGTCACCGAAATTCCGTCCTCAAATACCGATATTTCCACCGTCTGGGACGACACAGGTCTTCAGCTGGAGGATCATGTGCTGAATCATTTCGAAGAAGACTGGGATTCTTTGATGAGAGAATTGGGCTTGCCTGAAGATTCTAATTCAACCCCTACTTCCAGACCTACTACCTTTAGTCATTCCCTCACACCAAGCGGGTCTCAAGTTCAGTTCCAAAATCTTCCCGAGTTTCCCCCGACTCATAACTCCTTTGATTCTACTCTCTTTGTCCCTTCCGACTTCACCCTCCCCGATATCTCTACGTACCCGTCGTCTTTCAACGATAGCTCCATCAACTCTGTCGGGCTCTCTCATGATACTCATCATCACAATACCAGTCTCGACTGGAATCTAGGGTTTGATTACGTCGACGAACTCATCCGACTCGCCGAGTGCTTTGAGACCAACTCGCTTCACCTGACTCACGTGATACTGGGACGGCTCAACCAACGCCTCCGAGGTCCAACAGGGAAGCCACTCCAACGAGCTGCCTTCTACTTCAAGGAAGCTCTGCAAACCCTACTCACCGGGTCAACCCGTCTAACTCAGCCATCCACTTCTTCCGAGGTTATCCAGAGCATCAAAGCCCATAAGGCCTTCTCCAACATCTCCCCTGTACCCATGTTCTCCAGCTTCACGGCCAACCAAGCCGTCCTCGAAGCTGTTGATGGCTCCATGCTCATCCACGTCATCGACTTCGACATCGGCCTCGGAGGCCACTGGGCTTCCTTCATGAAAGAGCTAGCTGATAAAGCCGAGTTGCGCAAAGCAGCCCCGCCGGTTCTCAGGATTACCGCTGTGGTCGGAGAGGAGTATGCAATGGAGTCTAAGTTGATCAGAGAAAATCTTTCTCAGTTCGCGAGAGAACTCAATATCGGCTTCGATTTGGACTTCGTTTTAGTACGTACATTTGAGTTTTGTTCCTTTAAAGCTATCAAATTCATGGAGGGTGAGAAGGTTGCTATTCTTTTATCTCCAACTATTTTTCGGCGCGTCGGGACAGGATTCTTGAGCGATCTACGCCGCGTTTCGCCGCATGTCGTGGTGCATTTGGATTGCGAAGGGTTAATCGGGTTCGGAACGATGTCTTTCAGGCAGACTTTGATAGACGGGCTGGAGTTTTACTCGACGCTGTTGGAGTCCTTGGAGGCTGCGAACGGTGGTGGGGGTGCCGATGATTGGATGAATAAAATGGAGAGTTTTGTCATTTATCCAAAGATCCTGGAGGCGGTCGGGGTGGCCGGCCGCCGTGGAGCTCCGTGGAGGGAGGCTTTTGTGGCGGCCGGTCTGAGGCCGGTGGCGCTGAGCCAGTTTGCTGACTTCCAAGCCGAGTGTTTGATAAGGAGAGTACAGGTGAGGGGGTTCCACGTGGCGAGGAGACAGGCGGAGATGCTGCTTTGCTGGCATGAGAGGGCCCTCGTTGCCACGTCAGCATGGAGGTATTAG